In the Colwellia sp. 20A7 genome, one interval contains:
- the folB gene encoding dihydroneopterin aldolase, producing MDKVFIKGLAIQTTIGFFQWEKEIKQTLVIDVDMAWDTAKAAENDELEKTLDYAEISTAIAVFANENPVDLLETLAERMASYLMSQFHIPWLRLAIGKPGAVHNAITVGVEIERGTLEQTKFHNETTK from the coding sequence ATGGACAAGGTTTTTATCAAAGGGTTGGCTATTCAAACCACCATTGGTTTTTTTCAATGGGAAAAAGAAATTAAACAAACCTTAGTTATTGATGTAGATATGGCTTGGGATACAGCAAAAGCAGCTGAAAATGATGAACTTGAAAAAACGTTAGATTATGCAGAAATATCTACAGCAATAGCAGTATTTGCTAATGAAAACCCTGTCGATTTATTAGAGACTTTAGCTGAGCGTATGGCAAGTTATTTAATGTCACAGTTTCACATCCCTTGGTTACGACTCGCTATTGGTAAACCCGGTGCAGTACATAATGCTATTACTGTGGGTGTAGAGATTGAACGTGGTACGCTTGAACAAACTAAATTTCATAATGAAACTACAAAATAA
- a CDS encoding tetratricopeptide repeat protein, translated as MIAITLENFQQIVLDESKNKLVLVAFWAQQIPESVELKNKLAAKTAPFIDQILMATVDCETQQQIAQQFGIQGLPTAILVQNGQPIDGVSGPQTDEAIATFLDKHLPKPEDILLAQAKSALTENNIIEAQSLITQAYQLDELRADIKLTLIDINIQTGKIEAAQTLLDTIKMVDQDSYYQALLAKLELANQAANSPEIQVLEADLANNPNDISIQHQLASQYSQVNRHEDALKILFRLVQAGEVNTKDKSKTLFLDVLKALPDGDAIATKYRRKLYTLLY; from the coding sequence ATGATTGCAATTACTTTAGAAAACTTTCAACAAATAGTATTAGACGAATCTAAAAATAAATTAGTACTCGTTGCTTTTTGGGCGCAACAAATCCCTGAAAGCGTTGAATTAAAAAACAAGTTAGCCGCGAAAACTGCTCCATTTATAGATCAAATACTAATGGCGACAGTCGACTGTGAAACACAACAACAAATAGCGCAACAATTTGGTATTCAAGGTTTGCCTACCGCTATTCTAGTGCAAAATGGTCAACCTATTGATGGCGTTTCAGGACCACAAACAGACGAGGCTATTGCAACTTTTTTAGATAAGCACCTGCCAAAACCAGAAGATATATTACTCGCTCAAGCAAAATCGGCGTTAACCGAAAATAATATCATTGAAGCACAAAGTTTAATTACCCAGGCCTATCAACTTGATGAGCTACGCGCTGATATCAAATTAACGTTAATTGATATCAATATACAAACAGGAAAGATAGAAGCGGCTCAAACGTTATTAGACACCATAAAGATGGTTGATCAAGATAGTTATTATCAAGCGTTATTAGCTAAACTAGAACTAGCAAATCAAGCGGCTAATTCGCCGGAAATTCAAGTTTTAGAAGCAGATTTAGCAAATAATCCAAATGACATTAGTATTCAGCATCAACTTGCTAGTCAATATAGCCAAGTAAACCGCCATGAAGACGCTCTGAAAATATTATTTCGTTTAGTTCAAGCGGGTGAAGTTAATACTAAAGATAAAAGCAAAACACTCTTCTTAGATGTATTAAAAGCCCTACCTGATGGTGATGCTATCGCCACTAAATACCGCCGTAAGTTATATACACTTTTATATTAA
- the zapE gene encoding cell division protein ZapE, with protein MIKLSPIDKYKQDLKKDDFLFDAAQENAVKHLQRLYEDLQTKPVEISSFKKVLNSWKKVYKKQNEKSIKGLYFWGGVGRGKTYLVDTFYDCLPFDNKMRVHFHRFMHRVHQELKELTGQSDPLKIIAKKFAKETRIICFDEFFVSDITDAMILGSLFEELFAHNVILVATSNIVPDELYRNGLQRERFLPAIKLINENTEIVNVDSGVDYRLRTLEQAEIYHYPLDQKATDNLHYYFKQLSSEAIEAGVDIEINNRQLPTVLVSDGIVYFDFSVLCESARSQGDYMKISQIYHTVLMANVKQMGRESDDSTRRFIALVDEFYERNVKLIMSAEMPLKELYSGGNLAFEFKRCLSRLQEMQSHDYLASEHLP; from the coding sequence ATGATTAAACTCTCTCCCATTGATAAATATAAGCAAGACTTAAAAAAAGATGATTTCCTTTTTGATGCGGCTCAAGAAAATGCAGTAAAGCATTTACAACGGTTATATGAAGATTTACAAACCAAACCGGTAGAAATCTCTAGCTTTAAAAAAGTTTTAAATAGCTGGAAAAAAGTCTATAAAAAACAAAATGAAAAATCCATAAAAGGACTATATTTTTGGGGTGGGGTAGGCCGAGGTAAAACATACTTAGTTGATACTTTTTATGATTGCTTGCCATTTGATAATAAGATGCGCGTACATTTTCATCGTTTTATGCATCGTGTTCATCAAGAGCTCAAAGAATTAACAGGACAATCAGATCCGTTAAAAATTATAGCGAAAAAGTTTGCCAAAGAAACACGAATAATTTGTTTCGATGAGTTTTTTGTATCCGATATTACCGATGCTATGATTTTAGGATCTTTATTTGAAGAACTCTTTGCTCATAATGTTATTTTAGTCGCAACTTCAAATATTGTTCCTGATGAACTTTATCGCAATGGTTTACAACGTGAACGTTTCTTACCGGCGATTAAATTGATTAATGAAAATACTGAGATTGTAAACGTTGATAGCGGTGTCGATTATAGACTTCGTACTTTAGAGCAAGCTGAAATTTACCATTACCCACTCGATCAAAAAGCCACTGATAATTTACATTATTATTTCAAGCAACTTTCATCTGAGGCGATTGAAGCAGGGGTAGACATTGAAATAAATAACAGACAACTTCCGACTGTGCTTGTGTCTGACGGTATTGTGTATTTTGATTTTTCTGTATTGTGTGAAAGTGCTCGTAGTCAAGGTGATTACATGAAAATCAGTCAAATATATCACACTGTATTAATGGCAAATGTTAAGCAAATGGGACGAGAAAGTGATGATAGTACTCGACGTTTCATTGCATTAGTTGATGAATTTTATGAGCGGAATGTAAAACTAATTATGTCGGCAGAAATGCCTTTAAAAGAGTTATATAGCGGTGGAAATTTAGCCTTTGAATTTAAACGCTGTTTAAGCCGCTTGCAGGAAATGCAGTCACATGATTATTTGGCGAGTGAACATTTACCTTAA
- a CDS encoding undecaprenyl-diphosphate phosphatase: protein MTTLEIIILALLQGLTEFLPISSSAHLILPSQILGWQDQGLAFDVAVHVGTLLAVMLYFRKELGTMSVAWLGTLNIGPAKSNTDSHIKFEGKLAWWILFATVPAGLFGLLGKDLIEEHLRSALIIALTTILFGFLLGFADVRAGNRKVHKPLEKLGFKGAMLIGLAQAIALIPGTSRSGITMTIGLMLGLSRDNAARFSFLLSIPAIAMAGSYLTLKLILSTEDVDWQAIALGSFLAFISAYACIHYFLILLNKLGMMPFVIYRLILGFGLLWFLLG from the coding sequence ATGACTACTTTAGAAATTATTATTTTAGCTTTACTGCAAGGCTTAACAGAGTTTTTACCCATTTCCAGCTCTGCTCATTTAATATTACCCTCTCAAATTTTAGGTTGGCAAGATCAAGGACTAGCATTTGATGTTGCTGTGCACGTAGGCACTTTATTAGCAGTAATGCTCTACTTTCGTAAAGAATTAGGAACAATGTCTGTTGCCTGGCTGGGTACATTGAATATAGGCCCGGCTAAAAGTAATACAGATAGTCATATTAAATTTGAAGGAAAACTTGCTTGGTGGATTCTTTTTGCCACTGTGCCAGCCGGCTTATTTGGTTTACTAGGTAAAGATTTAATAGAAGAACATTTACGCTCGGCACTCATTATTGCACTTACCACAATATTATTTGGCTTTTTATTAGGTTTTGCCGATGTAAGAGCCGGTAATAGAAAAGTTCATAAGCCACTGGAAAAATTAGGCTTTAAAGGCGCAATGTTAATTGGTTTAGCACAAGCTATCGCGCTTATTCCAGGCACTTCTCGTTCAGGTATTACGATGACAATCGGATTAATGCTCGGTTTATCTAGAGATAATGCAGCCCGTTTTTCATTTTTATTATCAATCCCAGCCATTGCAATGGCTGGTAGCTATCTAACCCTTAAATTAATATTATCAACAGAGGATGTTGACTGGCAAGCAATAGCCCTTGGAAGTTTTCTCGCTTTTATTAGCGCCTATGCTTGCATTCATTACTTCCTTATTTTATTAAATAAACTTGGTATGATGCCTTTTGTCATTTATCGTTTAATTTTAGGCTTTGGCCTATTATGGTTTTTGTTAGGTTAG
- the folK gene encoding 2-amino-4-hydroxy-6-hydroxymethyldihydropteridine diphosphokinase: MADIYISLGSNIEREYHVKHGLEALAIAFNIPFSQLSLSSLFESEAIGFSGNAFYNMVIGIKTQCSVEQVASKLRNIEIDYGRTLDAKKFSPRTLDLDLLLYDDLIIDTPAQLPREEIDKNAFVLWPLSEIAPTLIHPLLKLSYQRLWKNYNKTSQHLKIVKNCW, from the coding sequence ATGGCTGATATTTATATTTCTTTAGGTAGTAATATTGAGCGTGAATACCATGTTAAACATGGCCTTGAAGCACTTGCTATCGCTTTTAATATTCCTTTTTCACAACTGTCATTATCATCTTTATTTGAAAGTGAAGCTATCGGTTTTAGTGGTAACGCATTTTACAATATGGTTATCGGTATAAAAACTCAATGTAGTGTAGAGCAAGTAGCAAGTAAGTTACGTAATATTGAAATTGATTATGGACGAACACTTGATGCGAAAAAGTTTAGTCCTAGAACCTTAGATCTTGATTTATTACTCTACGACGACTTAATAATTGACACTCCAGCACAATTACCTAGAGAAGAAATAGATAAAAATGCGTTTGTACTTTGGCCATTAAGTGAAATAGCGCCAACGCTTATTCATCCTCTATTAAAGCTCAGCTATCAAAGACTTTGGAAAAATTATAATAAGACTAGCCAACACCTAAAAATCGTTAAAAATTGTTGGTAA
- a CDS encoding Do family serine endopeptidase, giving the protein MKKLSIISLSAVLGAALLSSSLIPLTAQAYSIWPSNVEGQEMPSLAPMLEKSTPAVVSIAVKGTHEVKQSVPNIFRFFGNPNQNPNQAQQRPFRGLGSGVIIDAKEGYIVTNNHVIEKADEILITLKDGRQIEAKKIGSDADSDIALLQIDAENLTEIKIADSDKLRVGDFAIAIGSPFGLGQTVTSGIVSALGRSGLNIEDYEDFIQTDAAINSGNSGGALINLRGELIGINTAILGPNGGNIGIGFAIPSNMMNNLTKQIIEFGEVHRGVLGVSGRSLNSDIAKAMELETNQGGFIEQVMPDSAADEAGIEPGDVITKINGKLIKTFNELRGKIGSIGAGKTIELTIVRNGKEKNLDVTLKQSQSNNVAAATIHPMFEGAELENNSNNNGVIIKNVEENSPAALVGLKTGDLITAINRTRISNVGDLRSYLKDKEGVFALNIIRDNYAQYLMIR; this is encoded by the coding sequence ATGAAAAAATTGTCAATTATTTCCTTATCTGCTGTGCTTGGCGCAGCATTGCTTTCCAGCTCCCTTATTCCACTTACTGCCCAAGCGTACTCTATTTGGCCAAGCAATGTTGAAGGCCAAGAAATGCCTAGCCTTGCGCCAATGCTAGAGAAGTCGACTCCTGCTGTAGTCAGTATTGCAGTCAAAGGTACTCACGAAGTCAAACAAAGTGTACCTAATATTTTTAGATTTTTTGGTAATCCCAATCAAAACCCTAATCAAGCACAGCAGCGCCCATTTCGTGGTTTAGGCTCAGGGGTTATTATTGATGCTAAGGAAGGTTATATTGTTACTAATAATCATGTTATTGAAAAAGCAGATGAAATATTAATAACACTGAAAGATGGTCGTCAAATTGAAGCAAAGAAAATAGGATCTGATGCTGATTCAGACATAGCCTTATTACAAATTGATGCAGAGAATTTAACTGAAATAAAAATAGCCGACTCAGATAAGCTACGTGTTGGTGATTTTGCTATCGCTATTGGCAGTCCTTTTGGCTTAGGTCAAACAGTAACGTCAGGTATTGTTAGTGCATTAGGACGCAGTGGACTAAATATTGAAGACTATGAAGATTTCATTCAAACAGATGCTGCCATTAACAGTGGTAACTCTGGTGGTGCCTTAATTAATCTACGTGGTGAGTTAATAGGTATTAACACAGCTATTCTTGGTCCTAATGGCGGTAATATAGGTATCGGCTTTGCTATTCCTAGTAATATGATGAATAACTTGACCAAACAAATTATAGAGTTTGGCGAAGTACATCGTGGCGTACTAGGCGTTTCAGGTCGCAGTCTTAACAGTGATATTGCAAAAGCGATGGAATTAGAAACTAACCAAGGTGGTTTCATTGAGCAAGTAATGCCAGATTCTGCAGCCGATGAAGCAGGTATTGAACCAGGTGATGTAATCACTAAAATAAATGGAAAGCTGATAAAAACCTTTAATGAATTACGTGGAAAAATAGGCTCTATCGGTGCAGGAAAAACAATCGAACTAACCATTGTACGTAATGGTAAAGAAAAGAATCTCGACGTTACTTTAAAGCAATCTCAAAGTAATAATGTTGCTGCTGCTACTATACACCCTATGTTTGAAGGCGCAGAATTAGAAAACAACAGTAATAATAATGGTGTCATTATCAAAAATGTTGAAGAAAATTCCCCTGCGGCATTAGTTGGTTTAAAAACAGGTGACTTGATTACCGCAATAAATCGCACACGTATTAGTAATGTTGGTGATTTACGTAGTTATTTAAAAGATAAGGAAGGTGTTTTTGCATTAAACATCATTCGTGATAATTACGCTCAATATTTAATGATTCGATAA
- a CDS encoding YhcB family protein, with amino-acid sequence MTVLSALIIFVVGAIVGFIANHFLSSSNQEQRKLSEQVSNSEAALSQYKLDVAEHLASSASLLDQMNNTCQTAMKQMKESTQLLQRVTTTDTEGMPFFSQETQEQLAQTAGLRHEKRSTQQDDSSTEAPLDYSNEASGLFIDQKQKNT; translated from the coding sequence ATGACAGTATTAAGCGCATTGATCATTTTTGTAGTTGGTGCAATTGTTGGTTTTATTGCCAATCATTTTTTGTCATCTTCAAACCAAGAACAACGTAAATTATCTGAACAAGTAAGTAACAGTGAAGCCGCTTTATCTCAATATAAATTAGATGTTGCCGAGCATCTTGCAAGCTCAGCTAGTTTATTAGATCAAATGAACAATACTTGCCAAACCGCAATGAAACAAATGAAAGAAAGCACACAGTTATTACAACGTGTAACAACTACTGATACTGAAGGAATGCCTTTTTTCTCACAAGAAACACAAGAACAGTTAGCTCAGACTGCGGGCTTACGACATGAAAAACGTAGTACTCAACAAGATGACTCAAGTACAGAAGCACCGTTAGATTACTCTAATGAAGCAAGTGGCTTATTTATCGACCAAAAACAAAAAAACACCTAA